The genomic region CTTTTAAATCCGCCTCTATCAAGTTCCTCAATTTTATTTTCTTCAGTTTCATTAGGTTCGTTAAAGTTCATACTAAAGTCCATATTGTAATTCTCATTATAAGTCATAGTATCTTCTGTTAATTGCGTTCAAGCAAATTGGTGATCATTTTGGTAATTATTTCAACGGTTGGATAAAATCCCTGCTCCGTCAAATTTTCCGGTAACTTCATTAACCTGAAATTTTGAGATGCAATTTCTAGATTATGATTTTCCCCATAACTCGAATTATAAGTTGACGGATGTTCTTGTAAATATAATACAATTGCTTGTGAAAATGAATCAAAACTTCTACTTCTTTTTTGCATTTCACTAATTACATCCTGACTGGGAACATACCAAAATACCCAAATGGGAAATTCTAACTTTGTGGAATTTAGTTCCCCAGAATCTAACTGATGAATTTCTAAGGTTAACACCCAATCACCTCTAGAAATTTCAGCTGGTTTCTGCAAACCAAATACATAAACTTGGTTCTGTAAAAATACTCTAACTGTAACATTTTGATCTCTAGTTAAATAACATCCTTGATCAGCAATTAAGTTAGATTTAACCAGGGAACTAGCATTTATATTTACATGATTAAATTTGAGTAATGCCGCTGTGAAGTAAATATAAACCACATCCGCCAATAAGGAATTTCTAAAACTCCATAACTTCTCTTTTTCATACCTCTTGCGTACATATTCTAAATATGCCTGATAAAAACTCTTATATGTAGCATTTTGCTGTAGCACATAATTTGGTTTTGTGAACTGATAGTTTTTATTTTGAATCGTATTAACTATTGGCTGACTTTGAAACAAATCAATTACTAATCTAATTTTTCTAACTTCTCCCCTAAACTGAACTGCTCCACTTCTTTCATATTGAAAACAACTCAAGTGTAAATATCGAGTAAAATAAACCAGAAATTTATTTTCAGGAGTGTTAAAATCTTGATATCGTTGAATCCCCATTAGTTCTTGTTTTGAACCAGCTTTTTCTACAGCAGTTAACCCAGGTCTACGAATATAATCTCGTAAACAATAACTATCCATTTCTTGAATTTTTCCTACTGGCATTGATTCTGCTTGTCTTCTCAGTTGATGACGTAGCTTGTCACCAATTAATTCTAACTTTCGGCGCAATTGATATTTTTTATCTAAGCTGATTACAATTGGTAAATTGGCATCTTTAAGGTTCACAGAGTGTAACTTTTGTGGTACTCGACTGAGCAAAATATGAGATTCCATATTAAATCTTACGGTATTTTCTCCACTAAATATGTCTGTAAACATGCCAATAAATAACCGGATTAATTCGGATACTGTTTTATCCAAACGATTTCCTAATCTATTTTCCCATTCTTCGATTTCTGCTTCCTCTTTAATAGTTTCTAGATCCATAACTTGACCCATGATAGGTAATTTATAAGATTTTTTAGAAACTTCTAAATTCAATACAGACCTTAAATCCTGCCAATTATGTTCATCAGAATAGGATAAATTAGCTGGTTGTAAATAGGGAAACCCGATTTGATAAACTCCCGGAACAATGGTGATAAACCAAGACGATAAAGATAAATCTTCATATGGTTCCAAAACAATAATTGGACGGTCGCTGGCACTCAATTCAGTCGAATTTGAAATCGGGTCAGACTGATTCAGATAGGCAAATAAATTGGAATATATTTTCATTATACCTCTTCATCTTCATATACTAAACCCTGCCAAGTAAACTGTCCATAACGCCCCTTTCTTGCTTTATCAAAGGCTGTAATTAATGGTTGATCATTGATATCATCAATAATTCTGCCCATTTCTTCTAGCTGCTCATGAGCTTCGTCAACCATCACTCCTCGTAATTTGGGCAACAGTTTCTGTCCAAATTGATCAGCGAGGGCAAATTTAAAAGCTGGGGATTCAATACTCTCCACTTGTGGATAGTTAACCACATATTGAGTAATAGCTTGGTAAACACGATGTGCAAATGGGTGTCCCATTTTTTCCATTACCTCATTAGCTTGGTTCAGGAAATATTTGACGCTCCTAACTATTTCAGAATTGGGATTGGGCAATTTCACCCACGATTGAAAATGAGAATAGGGTAGATAACTGGAATCCTGATATTGAACTGTTGCTCCTTGATTCTCCTGACGCAATTTTAAATTTTGTGGTCTACCAAAGGTTAAGACATTTGCTCTATCTAGTACTTTGTCAGATAGGGTCTGTGTAGTTTCATCTTCAT from Cylindrospermopsis curvispora GIHE-G1 harbors:
- a CDS encoding DUF2357 domain-containing protein; the encoded protein is MKIYSNLFAYLNQSDPISNSTELSASDRPIIVLEPYEDLSLSSWFITIVPGVYQIGFPYLQPANLSYSDEHNWQDLRSVLNLEVSKKSYKLPIMGQVMDLETIKEEAEIEEWENRLGNRLDKTVSELIRLFIGMFTDIFSGENTVRFNMESHILLSRVPQKLHSVNLKDANLPIVISLDKKYQLRRKLELIGDKLRHQLRRQAESMPVGKIQEMDSYCLRDYIRRPGLTAVEKAGSKQELMGIQRYQDFNTPENKFLVYFTRYLHLSCFQYERSGAVQFRGEVRKIRLVIDLFQSQPIVNTIQNKNYQFTKPNYVLQQNATYKSFYQAYLEYVRKRYEKEKLWSFRNSLLADVVYIYFTAALLKFNHVNINASSLVKSNLIADQGCYLTRDQNVTVRVFLQNQVYVFGLQKPAEISRGDWVLTLEIHQLDSGELNSTKLEFPIWVFWYVPSQDVISEMQKRSRSFDSFSQAIVLYLQEHPSTYNSSYGENHNLEIASQNFRLMKLPENLTEQGFYPTVEIITKMITNLLERN